The window CGCGTCATCTTGATCGGCAATCAAACAAACGCGGAACTGGGCTCGCTGGCCGAATGCGTCCGGTTCGAACCTTACGCGCGCGAGGCGGCCTGCTTCCAAAAGATCTATCGGCACCTGAGCAGCAACCCGCATGGCTTCGAGCTGTTTTGCTTTCAGCGCTGGTTCCTGCTCCGCGATTTTCTGGAGAGCCGGAACCTCGAGCTATGTTTCGCGATGGACTCGGATGTCTTGCTTTACGCGCATGCTGGAACTGAGTTTGCGCGCCTCTTCAGTCCGGCATGCCCGTTCACTTTGCTGAATGGAACTTCCGGTGGCAGCTCCTTTTTCACGCGCGAAAGTCTCGCCCATTTTTGCCGATTCCTCCGCGAAACTTACGAGGACAAATCCAGCCTGCGCTTTCAACTTTTGACGGCCACGTTTTCGGAGTTTCAGAAAGCGCGCCGGCCTGGAGGCGTCTGCGACATGACGTTGTTTCGGCTGTTCGCTCAGGAGACCCACGCGCGCTTCGGCGAAATGTGCGCGGTGATCGACCACTCGACCTACGACCGCAACATCAATCTTTCCGACGGTTTTGAGATGCTGGGGCCGATGAAGCGGATTTACGCGCGCGGAGGTTTGCCTTACGGGAAAGCGCTCGACTCCGAGACGTTCATTCAATTCAAAACCTTGCACTTTCAGGGCGACGCGAAGCAATGGCTGCCGGATATGGCGGAGCGCATCCTTGGCTTGGAAGAAGGCTCGTAAATCAAGTTTGAACGCCTGCCGTCGAGTGGGTCTTGACAAAAAGCATGTCCCGTACGGGACATGCTTTTTGCGATGTTCCCTCGACGCTCAGCCGAATTTGCGCTTCAGCCGAACATCGTCGTAAGCCCGGCGTTGAGCGGAGGTCATTCGGCCAAAATCCGGCGCGCCGTTGGGCAGGCGAGGCCATTCGCCATTTGCCGTTGCCTCGGCCTGAGCGCTGCGGCGTGGACTGGCCGTGCGATCAGGAATCGGCCGGGACTCTGCCGGTTTGCGTTCCGCGAGCGGATTATTTCTCACATCGCCGGTCGCCCGTCGTGCCGCGCTCCCATCGTAACTCATCGATTGGTCCGTCAGTTTGAGGTCATCGGCAAGCGAGCGGTGCGGCTTGATGTTCCTGGCCTGCAATACGCCATGGTAAGCGCGCACGGCTTCTTCGGGACCGATCCGGCCATCCGTGATCAGCCGGAGCATCTCGATGAACGCAAGCTGGTGTTCGGCGTGGTTGATCTTGCGTCCGAACAAGGCCACGCGCGCGCCGTATTTCTGCGCGTCATGAATGAGCCGGAACGCGTCGTGAGTCGTCCCCGCGCTGCCGCCGAGGATGCCGACGACCAGATTGGGGTCGTACTGCGCCAGTTCCTCCATCGCCTTCGGCCCGTGGTAAACGATCTTCAAAAAGATCGGCCGCCCCGATTCGGGCACACCGGCGAGGGTTCGAAGAATATTGTCATTGATGAACTCGCCGAGCTTTTCCGGGGGGATGCCGCTCGCGACGTTTGGATCGAACACTTCCAGGAAGTGCCGGAATTTCTTTCGCTCCGCCTCTTCCCGGAATTCTTTGTACCAAAGCAACGCTTCGCGATCGTGGTCGAGATCGTTGACGAATGTGACCGAGTAAAGGCCCAGGTTGGCTCCGGGAAACTCATCGCTCGTGCGGTCGCACTCGATTTCGCCGCACTGAATCTGATCGATGGTCGCGCTGCGGAACGGCTGGGACGGCTCGCGTGTGTAACAGCCGTGCCGGACGGCCCACACGTCGGTGGTGTCGTTGGCCCGGGCGGCCGGGGTGACGTGCGAGTTACCGAACAGCCCTTCCTTGATCGTGAGCTGCTCGTTCACATACGCCGACATCAGCATGATGTCCACGATTCCCTGGTGCGTAACTTCGCGGATGATGTCGAGAAACTCAGGCAAGTTGCGGTAGCCGAACTCTTCCCGGGTCCAGACTTCGGGGGAGAATTGCGTCGGCCGCGCCCCGCGACGCGCCAGGTAATCGCGCGGCCCCGGCGCGCGCACGCCAAACGCCATGTCGGCGTCCTTGGCGTCCGCGAGGATAAAGGCGCGCGAGGCTGAATTGGCCTTGATCTCGGCAAGTTTGGCGTCAAGAGATTTCATGAAATGCCGAATGTCGAATGACCAATGTCGAAAGAATGACGCGGCGCGAATGCCGAGCGTGGCGGTCTGTCCTCCGTCCCAATGCGGATTCTCGTCATTTCTACACCTTGACCTTGGCCAGTGTCTCCTTCAGCGCCTTGGCCGAATTTTGCAGGCCGGTTAGTTCCTTTGGCCACAGCTTGAGTTCCGCGTGTTTCTCCACTCCGCCGCGGGCGACGACGCTGGGCGCGCTCAGGCAGATATCGCGAATTCCGTAGGCGCCTTGAAGGAGCGACGAGACGGGCAGGAGCGCTTTCTTGTTGAGCAACACGCAATGGATCAAGTCGCGAATCGCGAGGCCGACGGCCCAGCCGGCGCCGCCTTTGCGTTTGATCACTTCCGCGCCGCTGCCTTTGGTGCGCTCGAAGATGGCATTTTGAAAACCCGGCGTGCATTCCGGCAGGCCAGACACCGGCGTAAATCTTCTGATCGCCCGCAAAGGCCGTGCCGTGGAGCAAGTCGAGTGCCTCACCCTCGGCCAGGTCCTGGTTCGCGTCGAGAATTTGAATCTCCGCGACCAGGCCCGCGCACTGAAGCGCGAACGCAGCGCACGAACCCACGCGTCCTCCGCCGCCGATGATCGTGACTTTCATGAGGCAAGTAATCAGTTATCAGTAATCAGTAGTCAGTAACCAGTAGTCACCTCAGCAACATTGCCAAACGCTGATCGTTGCCTAGATTCACGCTACTTCAACCGTGTCATGATCTGGTCCGTAATGGCCTGGACCGCGGCCTCCGCGTCTGCGTCGTAGCCGGCCGCCGATTCTTGTTTTGCAGGCGTGGCGCAGGAGACCCCCGGGCGCCACTCAGCGTTGTCGCACAATTCACATTCTTTGAGCCCGTGGCGCGGATCGGGAATGCCGAGGCTTTGCTTGATCTTCAGCAGGTCCTGGAGTTGCGCGGGCGTGAAGGTATTCGGAGTTTTGCCCAGTTGCGCCGCCACCAGAACGGTCCGGCAGTAAGCCTCCAGGATCTCCATTTTGAAGTAGGCGTCCTCGACGTTGTTGTGGCTCCACGCCACGACTCCGTGGTTGGCCATCAAGATCGTGTTGTGCTTATCAACCAGATCCGCCACAAGTTGGCCCATCTCCGGCGTGCCCGGCGTGCGATACGGCGCGATCGCCACCGAAGAAAAGACTTCGTATTCCGGGATCATGCACGTGGGCGGTTCCATCCCGGCCACCGCGAATCCGGTCGAGTAAGGCGGATGGCAATGCACCGTGGCCACGGCCCGCGGCTGGCGCTTCAGGATCTGGAGGTGCATCAAGATTTCGCTCGTTCGCTTCATCGTTCCGGCAAGCTGGTTGCCCTCGAAATCCACCAGGCACATGTCTTCGGGTTTCATGAACCCCTTGCTCACGAGCGTCGGCGTGCAGATCGCGATGTCGTCGCCGACGCGGATGGCAATGTTGCCGCCGTTGCCATCGACGTAGGCGCGCTGCCACAAACGGCGGCCCACGTCGCAAATCTCTTCTTTCAACCTTTGGCAGTAGGGCGAATTGAAAAAGGCTTCGAGGTCGGCCTTGGCGCTTTTTGAATTCAGCGGCTTGCCGGGCGGAACGCCAGGGGCCCCATTCGACGAGGATGTCGATCCGGACTTGGTTGCGTTGCGCGATTCCAGGTCGCGCAACAAATCCCGCGCCGAAGGCGTCAAGATCGCATCGGCAGGCAAGCGGGACACGTCGCCGCCGGAGCGAATCAATGCTTCGATTTCTTTGGCGCTGATGACAGTTTTCACGCGTTACTTCTGAAACGGATTGTAAAAGATTTCATCCACCAGGGCCGCGTTGATCGCGTCCACGGGCGTGGGTTCGTCGAACGGCTGCGCGGCTTCACGGCCTTCGACAAAGCCGATCGTCTGCCCAACCCCGCCGCCGAGATTATCGTAAACCACGAGGCTCGGGTCTTTGCTGAGACCGGTCGGGGTTTGTGTGCCGCGCTGGAAGTGGTCTCGGGTAAACGGCGACACAACCAGCCACCGCGCACCGTGAAGGGCGGGAATGGTCTTGCTCAAAGTTACACGGCCAATGACGGAGCCAAGTTTCATAGACTAAACACCCAATTCCGAATGACGAATGTCGAAAGAAATCCGAAATCCGAATGTACTACGGCGCCGTTCTTCGGACTTCGGGCTTGAGAATTCTTTCGTCATTCGGATTTCGCTCTTCGTCATTCAAACTGGCACTCCGGGTTCCTTCTCATCCACGACGCCAATGACCATCCAGCGCGCGGGACTTTTGTCGTCGCCGACCGCTTTTCGCGCCGCCAGGCCGTCCGAGGAGATGATCACGCGCTGGTGCATGCCCGCGCCATGCGCGTCGATGGCCACTTGCGGCGCGCCCTCCGCATCGCCGGCCTGATTGATCGGCTGGCAGATCACGAGCCGCCAGCCCTCGAAGCTCGGATGCTTGCGAGTAGCCACAACGTTGCCTTCGACGCGAGCCAACAACATACAACAGGGTTAGTAGATGCGCAGATTATCCACCATGACGCACCGCCGGACGCGACAGAACGTTTTGGGATTGGTCACGCCCTCACCGGTTGGCGTGGCGATCGAGTAGCTCAGATACCCTTCGCCGCCGAGACCCAGGCCGGACATGCACGGTCCGTTCTTGATGAACAATGTGGTGTCGAGCGCGCGAGCCATCGCTGTCATGTTCTCGACATCGTGCGAGTGAATGATGCTTGTGTGTTTGTAGCCGTGCTCGGCTTCGATCGATCGCGCGATGCCTTCCTCGACGGTTTTCACGCGGACAATCGGCAAGAACGGCATCATCTGTTCCTCGACCACGAACGGATGATTCGCGCCGGTCTCCGCAAAAAGAATCTGGGTGCCGGACGGAATCTCGATTCCCGCAGCCTTCGCCAGCGCCACGGGATCTTTGCCGATAAACTCCTTGTTCACCGAAGCGTGCGGGCAGCCGCCGCCCTGGGCCTCTTTGAACGTGAAGGCGGCTTTGGTCAGCGCATCGAGTTGCGCAGAATTGAGACGCACGGCGCCGCTTCGTTCCATCTCAATCATGAGCTTGTCGGCAATGTCTTCCAACGCGAACACTTCCTTCTCGCCAATGCAGAGCAAGTTGTTGTCGTAGGCTGCGCCCTGAATGATGGTCCGGGCTGCGCGCTTCATGCAGGCCGTATCATCGACGAGCACAGGGGGATTGCCCGGCCCGGCGCAGATGGCGCGCTTGCCGGTTTGCATGGCTGCCTTGACAACGCCAGGGCCGCCAGTGACCAGAAGCAAGCGCACGGCCTCGTGTTTGCACATGGCGGCGAAGCTTTCCATCGTCGGCTTCTCGATGATGCACGCGATATTCTCAATGCCGGTTTCGCGATGAATCGCTTCGTTGAAGGCGCGCACGGCAGTAGCGGCGCAACGCGAGGCGGCCGGATGCGCATTGAACACGACGGCGTTGCCTGCGGCGGCGATGTTCACGATGTTGCCGCTGAGCGTCGGGATGGAGTGCGTGCTCGGCGTCACGGCGGCTACGACCCCAAACGGCGTGTACTCCTCCAACGTAATGCCGTGATCGCCGCTATGCCCGTCGGGGTGAATCCAATCCACCCCGGGGACGAGTTTGATGATCTGGAGTTTCTCGATCTTGTGGTCGAGCCTGCCGATCTTCGTTTCGTCCAACTCCAGTTTGCCCCACGCCTGAGCGTTCTGGTTGCAAAGGGTCTTGACGATTTCCTCGATCTTGCGGCGCGCGGCGACGCCCTTCTGTTGCAGTTGGAGGAAAGCTTCGTGCGCGGCGGCGCAAGCTTCGTTTGCATCCTGGAACACGCCGAACTTGCCGCGCAAGGCCGGACTGACGGGGGAATTTCCTTTGCCGTTGCAACCGCACGCCGGCGTGGCGGGCGTCGGAGACGTTGTTGCTGCCTGTTGCGCCGGAGCACTGCCCAGGCGGCCCAGCACTTCACTCACAATGTCACGGATCAAAGCTTCGTTGACAGCACTCATAATTCATTGATCAAAGGAGCCAAAAACCTGCTGGCAGGACGTAAGTGACTGGATTCTACTTTGCACGGCAGACATCGAATCGCAACATGCGAACGGAGAAGCCATTGTGCTCATCGCTGCTGATGGCGCCTCTGTGCATGCGATCTTTCGAGCGGTTAGGTATCCAAAGCCGTTTCATAGCGGTAGCATTCGGCCGCAGAGTTCAGCGCGGCTCCTTTGCGCTGTAAATCTGTTTCCCCAGCACATCGACCGAATCGACGATGCCGATGATGACCGCATCGACGGGCGCTTCTTTAAGTCCGGGCGCAAGCCGGGCGCTGCTGCCCTGGCAAAACATGACCATCTCGCCGATGCCAGCCCCCACGCTGTCCACGGCGACAATCGTGTTCACGCCCGGGCGGAACTTGGTGGGGTCCTTGTCATCGACCAGTTGAGGGCGCAGGAGGAGCAGTTTGCGGCCGCCCATGCTGGCGTCTTTCTTGGTCGAAACGACCGAGCCTTCGACTTTGGCGAGGAACATGTCAGTTGTCAGTTGTCAGTTGTCAGTTGTCAGTTGTCAGTTTGTCGGCGCTCCGAACCCGCGATCCGCGATTCGCTACCTGGCGCCTTCCAGTCGTCGGCGTCTCAGGACTGACAACTGGAGACTGACAACTGATTACTTCTTCTTGGGCAGGACCGCATCGACTTCCGCGTGAGGCCGGGCAATCACATGCACGCTGACGACTTCACCCTTGATCGCTTTGACTGCTTGCGCGCCGGCGTCGGTCGCCGCTTTGACGGCGGCGACATCGCCAACCACGACCGCGGTGACGAGGGCGCTGCCGACCTGTGTCATCGGGCCGGCCAGTTCGACGTTTGCGGCTTTGAGCATCGCGTCGGTGCCCTCGACCAGAGCGACCAGGCCGCGTGTTTCCAGGAGTCCAATTGCTTGATGAGCCATAATTGAGTTGAGAGTTTGGAGTTGAGAGTTGAAGCGGTGAAAGCGGTTAGTCTTTTGGGGTTTCCAGAAAGCGTTTGACTTCGCGGGCGACGACGAGTTCTTCGTTCGTCGGGATGATCAGGATTTTGACACGCGAGTTTGGCGCGCTAATCACGGCTTCTTGCGCCCGGAAGGAAAGGTTTTTTTCGCGATCCAGAATGATGCCGAGCTGATCCAGGTTCGCGCAGATGGATTCGCGCAGTTCGGCGCGGTTTTCTCCGATGCCGGCGGTAAAGACAAGCGCGTCGGCGCCGTTGAGTTGAAGACAATACGCGCCGATCCAGTGCCGGATTTGATGAACGAAGACGTCCAAGGCCAATTGAGCTTGTTTGTTGCCCTGGGCGGCTTGCGTCTGAATGTCGCGAATGTCATTCGCGCCGCCGGACAGGCCTTTCAGACCGGATTCTTTGCACAAGAGCCGCTCGGCTTCGTCCTGCGTGAGTCCAGCGGTCCGCATCAGGAAGGGCAGCGCGAATGCATCGAGGTCGCCGACGCGATTGTTGTGGGGCAAACCTGACTGCGGGCTCATGCCCAGGCTATTGCCGACGGCAACGCCATTGAGAATTCCGCTGATTGAAGAGCTGCCGCCCAGATGACAGGAGATGACGCGCAAGTCCGGCTTCCGCACCGGACTGCTTCCGCCGTCCACGTAAAGCCGGCGCGCGCGTTGGGCGACGTCTTCGCGGCCGAGAAACTCCGCCGAACGTTCGGCGATAAACTTGTGGCTGGCGCCGTGAAAACCCCAGCGCCGCACGCCTGCGTCATGCCACGCTTGCGGCACGGCGTAGCGCATCGCGGCTTCCGGCGCCCATTGATAGAAGGCCGTTTCAAACAACCCCACCAGCGGAGTTCCGGGCATCCGTTGAGCGAAGAGCCGGATGCCGGCGATGTAAGGCGGGTTGTGCGCAGGGGCGATGCTGTTGCACGCTGCCATCGCGCGGACGGTTTTTTCATCGAGCCGCACGCAGCCATTTACCCCGAGCGCCAGCACGGTCTTGAAGCCGACGGCTGCCAGATCTTTTTCGCTGGCGATGTGGCCGGCGTCGCGCAACTGGGCCAGGCAATCTTCAATCGCCTTTGGATAATCGGTCACGCGCTCGAAGCCGCCCTTGTTCAAGAGGCTTTCCTGGCCGTTTGAGAATTCGAACAGCCGCCACTTGAGCGACGTGGAACCGAGATTGGCGACGAGAACCTTCATGAGGCGCTGGCGCGCAATTTGTGATTTGAGATTTGAGATTTCAAATTACTGGAGCCATCGGCCGAGTGTGGATAATCCTTCGTGCGGGCGTGGAATCACTTGCACGCTGATGACTTGGCCGACTTGCGCGGCCGCCGCAGCGCCGGCGTCCGTCGCTGCCTTGACCGCGGCAACGTCGCCTCGGAAGAAAGCCGTGACGTAGCCGCTGCCGATCTTTTCCCAGCCGACGAACGTGACGTGGGCGGCTTTGAGGGCGGCGTCGCTGGCTTCGAGCAGGGCGCTCAGGCCTTTGGTTTCGATCATTCCAATTGCTTGTTGAGCCATAAATCAGTGGGGAGTTTGGAGTTGAGAGTTGAGAGACCCGAGACGACTTACTTCTTCGTCGGCGCCGCCTCGCCAAGGAACGCCTTGAGAAGGTCCTCGTGTGGTCTGGCGATGATATGCGAACTGATCAGTTCACCGACCTTGCTCGCCGCCTTGGAGCCGGCGTCCACGGCGGCTTTAACGCTGCCGACGTCGCCTTTGGCCAAGACCGTGATGAGGCCGCCGCCGATCTGGACGGTTTTCACCAGCGAGACGTTCGCGGCTTTGACCATGGCGTCGCTGGCTTCCACACTGCCGACGTATCCTTTGGTTTCAATCATTCCTAATGCTTCGCTCATAGATTTGTTGAGGGTTGGGAGTTGAGAGTTGGGGGAAGTATTCAGCGATCACTAATCAGTTGTCAGTTGTCAGATTCGAGGGCTTCATCGGATCAGTTCGCATGGGGTGTCCGGTTGGAGGTTGCAAGCGTTGCCTTCGTCGGTATCGATATGAACCTCCAGCTTAAAGCTTTTGTCCACGCGGACGAGAAGCTTGTCGAACGTTAAGCCGCACGGCCCTCCCACTTTGAGCTTCATGTCCTGGCCGTTCTTCACCCCGTAGAACTCAGCATCGTCCGGGTGCATGTGCACGTGGCGCAAAGCGCGAATCACGCCTTTGGACATTTCAAAAAAACCGGCCGGGCCCATGAGCATCGCGCCGGGAGTGCCTTCAATGTTCCCGGACAGCCGCAAAGGAATTTCAAAACCAAGGGCGATGGCGTCGGTGTAGGCCAGTTCCACTTGATTCAACGTCCGGCAAGGTCCGAGGATGCGGAGATTGGAGATGACCCGACTGCGCGGCCCGATCAACGTCACGGCTTCCTGCGCCGCGAACTGCCCCTCCTGATAAAGCCATTTGAAAGGTGTCAACTGATGGCCTTTGCCAAACAAGATCTCAACCGTCTCCTGCGTCAGGTGGCAGTGCCGGGCGCTTACGTTGACGACGAGAGGATTTGGCCCCGCGGCTGAACGCGGCAACGGTTTTCCAAGGCGGCGATAAACGGCCTGTCGAACGAGGTGTTCGACCACAGCCCGATGAACCGTTTCGCCAAGTGCTGCCATAAAAACAGGGGGTCTTTCTGGATGTATTTGAAAGAAATGTCAAATGAATTATTGCAAAATCTATCAAAATCTACCAGAGTCGCGCTCGAATGCAGGCTGAAGAACGTCAATTGCGCATTGAAGAGTACCTCCAGAAAGTGGAGTTCGCCTCGCTGGATGAACTGTCTGAACACGTTGATGCCTCGACTTCTACAGTGCGCAGAGATCTCACAATTCTGGAGACAAAAGGCATTTTACGTCGCACGCACGGCGGGGCAAGGCTCGTCAACCCGCGCTCGGACGAGTTCGCTTTCTCAGCGCGAGACACGCATCAGTTGACGGAGAAGGAGGCCATTGCGAAGGCGTGTGCAGATCTGATCAAACCCAACCAGACGATCATCATGGACGCCGGCACGACGGTTTATCATGTCGCGCGGTATCTTGAGGACAAGAAGCCGCAGATCATCACCAACTCACTGCCCGTCGCGAATCTGTTTGCCGGAGATACTCGGCTGGAAGTTGTGCTTTCCGGCGGCGTGATTTACCCGCGTCTGGGCGTGCTGGTTGGGCCGCTGGCGGTGGACGCTTTCTCCAGGATTCACGCCGATGTCGCGATCATGGGCGCCGGCGG of the Verrucomicrobiota bacterium genome contains:
- a CDS encoding class II aldolase/adducin family protein translates to MKTVISAKEIEALIRSGGDVSRLPADAILTPSARDLLRDLESRNATKSGSTSSSNGAPGVPPGKPLNSKSAKADLEAFFNSPYCQRLKEEICDVGRRLWQRAYVDGNGGNIAIRVGDDIAICTPTLVSKGFMKPEDMCLVDFEGNQLAGTMKRTSEILMHLQILKRQPRAVATVHCHPPYSTGFAVAGMEPPTCMIPEYEVFSSVAIAPYRTPGTPEMGQLVADLVDKHNTILMANHGVVAWSHNNVEDAYFKMEILEAYCRTVLVAAQLGKTPNTFTPAQLQDLLKIKQSLGIPDPRHGLKECELCDNAEWRPGVSCATPAKQESAAGYDADAEAAVQAITDQIMTRLK
- a CDS encoding ethanolamine utilization protein EutN; this translates as MKLGSVIGRVTLSKTIPALHGARWLVVSPFTRDHFQRGTQTPTGLSKDPSLVVYDNLGGGVGQTIGFVEGREAAQPFDEPTPVDAINAALVDEIFYNPFQK
- a CDS encoding ethanolamine utilization protein EutN gives rise to the protein MLLARVEGNVVATRKHPSFEGWRLVICQPINQAGDAEGAPQVAIDAHGAGMHQRVIISSDGLAARKAVGDDKSPARWMVIGVVDEKEPGVPV
- a CDS encoding aldehyde dehydrogenase EutE, producing the protein MSAVNEALIRDIVSEVLGRLGSAPAQQAATTSPTPATPACGCNGKGNSPVSPALRGKFGVFQDANEACAAAHEAFLQLQQKGVAARRKIEEIVKTLCNQNAQAWGKLELDETKIGRLDHKIEKLQIIKLVPGVDWIHPDGHSGDHGITLEEYTPFGVVAAVTPSTHSIPTLSGNIVNIAAAGNAVVFNAHPAASRCAATAVRAFNEAIHRETGIENIACIIEKPTMESFAAMCKHEAVRLLLVTGGPGVVKAAMQTGKRAICAGPGNPPVLVDDTACMKRAARTIIQGAAYDNNLLCIGEKEVFALEDIADKLMIEMERSGAVRLNSAQLDALTKAAFTFKEAQGGGCPHASVNKEFIGKDPVALAKAAGIEIPSGTQILFAETGANHPFVVEEQMMPFLPIVRVKTVEEGIARSIEAEHGYKHTSIIHSHDVENMTAMARALDTTLFIKNGPCMSGLGLGGEGYLSYSIATPTGEGVTNPKTFCRVRRCVMVDNLRIY
- a CDS encoding ethanolamine utilization protein EutN; this encodes MFLAKVEGSVVSTKKDASMGGRKLLLLRPQLVDDKDPTKFRPGVNTIVAVDSVGAGIGEMVMFCQGSSARLAPGLKEAPVDAVIIGIVDSVDVLGKQIYSAKEPR
- a CDS encoding BMC domain-containing protein; the encoded protein is MAHQAIGLLETRGLVALVEGTDAMLKAANVELAGPMTQVGSALVTAVVVGDVAAVKAATDAGAQAVKAIKGEVVSVHVIARPHAEVDAVLPKKK
- a CDS encoding acetate kinase, whose product is MKVLVANLGSTSLKWRLFEFSNGQESLLNKGGFERVTDYPKAIEDCLAQLRDAGHIASEKDLAAVGFKTVLALGVNGCVRLDEKTVRAMAACNSIAPAHNPPYIAGIRLFAQRMPGTPLVGLFETAFYQWAPEAAMRYAVPQAWHDAGVRRWGFHGASHKFIAERSAEFLGREDVAQRARRLYVDGGSSPVRKPDLRVISCHLGGSSSISGILNGVAVGNSLGMSPQSGLPHNNRVGDLDAFALPFLMRTAGLTQDEAERLLCKESGLKGLSGGANDIRDIQTQAAQGNKQAQLALDVFVHQIRHWIGAYCLQLNGADALVFTAGIGENRAELRESICANLDQLGIILDREKNLSFRAQEAVISAPNSRVKILIIPTNEELVVAREVKRFLETPKD
- a CDS encoding BMC domain-containing protein → MAQQAIGMIETKGLSALLEASDAALKAAHVTFVGWEKIGSGYVTAFFRGDVAAVKAATDAGAAAAAQVGQVISVQVIPRPHEGLSTLGRWLQ
- a CDS encoding BMC domain-containing protein codes for the protein MSEALGMIETKGYVGSVEASDAMVKAANVSLVKTVQIGGGLITVLAKGDVGSVKAAVDAGSKAASKVGELISSHIIARPHEDLLKAFLGEAAPTKK
- a CDS encoding phosphate propanoyltransferase, translated to MAALGETVHRAVVEHLVRQAVYRRLGKPLPRSAAGPNPLVVNVSARHCHLTQETVEILFGKGHQLTPFKWLYQEGQFAAQEAVTLIGPRSRVISNLRILGPCRTLNQVELAYTDAIALGFEIPLRLSGNIEGTPGAMLMGPAGFFEMSKGVIRALRHVHMHPDDAEFYGVKNGQDMKLKVGGPCGLTFDKLLVRVDKSFKLEVHIDTDEGNACNLQPDTPCELIR
- a CDS encoding DeoR/GlpR transcriptional regulator; this translates as MQAEERQLRIEEYLQKVEFASLDELSEHVDASTSTVRRDLTILETKGILRRTHGGARLVNPRSDEFAFSARDTHQLTEKEAIAKACADLIKPNQTIIMDAGTTVYHVARYLEDKKPQIITNSLPVANLFAGDTRLEVVLSGGVIYPRLGVLVGPLAVDAFSRIHADVAIMGAGGITLDGVTNSHGLLIDIQRAMIHAAQKVILCLDHTKFGRKSVSNLCDLDCIDTIVTDSHAPKDLVEGLRTRDLDVVVAG